The DNA segment AGGCGCTGCAGATTGCAGTTGATCACGAACACGAGGTTATCGAGCCGTTCGCGGCCGGCCATGCCGATCGCGCCGAGCGATTCCGGCTCGTCCGTTTCGCCGTCGCCGAGGAAAGCCCAGACCTTGCGGCCTTCGGTCTTCGCAATGCCGCGCGCCTGCAGGTACTTCATGAAGCGCGCCTGATAGATCGCCATGATCGGGCCGAGGCCCATCGAGACGGTCGGGAATTGCCAGAAGTCCGGCATCAGCCACGGGTGCGGATACGACGAGATGCCCTCGCCGCCCACTTCCTGACGGAAGTTGTCGAGCTGGTTTTCGGTCAGACGGCCGAGCAGGAACGCGCGCGAGTACACACCGGGCGACGAATGGCCCTGCACGAACACGAGGTCGCCGCCATGTTCAGCGGACGGCGCATGCCAGAAATGGTTGTAGCCGACGTCATACAGCGTGGCCGCTGACGCGAACGACGCAATGTGGCCGCCGACGTTGGTGTCCTTGCCGGCGCGCAGCACCATGGCAATCGCGTTCCAGCGGGTGTACGAGCGGATCTTGTGTTCGAGGTCCTGGTCGCCGGGAATCTTCGCCTGACGCGTGACCGGGATCGTATTGATGTACGGAGTGTTTGCCGAGAACGGCAGGTGTTCGCCGTGCACGCGGGCGAACTCGATCTGTTTCTCGATCAGGTAGTGAGCGCGGTCAGGGCCCACAGCAGAAATCACGCCATCCAGCGCTTCCAGCCATTCACCGGTTTCCTGGGGATCGTCGTCTTTCTCAGCGGCGACATATTTCATGACTTCGTCGGGTACAGCGGACATGCTCGTCTCCTGGAATTAGAGGAACGCTCTTTGAACAGACGACGCGGACGAAGCACGGCCGCGGCAGCTTCGGCCGATTGTAATAAGGGTCCCGACGTCCGTGCAACAAAATTTTCGAATGACGAGATTGATTCTCACAATACGAAAAATTGCTGCAGCGCAACCTGAATTGACTGCCAATTGACGGTTACGCTGGCTAGTTTGCGCCGATTAATAGTGCTTTCCGCGCTTTTTTGCGTCATTTGACGGTGGCATGCTGCGCTACAATGCCACGCATGTTGACCGAACGGCTTTTCGCACGCTCGGCGCGCACCGCCGGGTCTCCGGCGGATTCGACGCCGTCCTCCCGCTGGCACCACGGACCGTGGTGGTCGAACTCCTATTTGCTCACGCCGCTGTTGTCGATCCTCGTTTTCCTCGTGGTGATGAGCCTGATTTTGTGGAGCCTGAACCGGCGCGAACAGCAGCAACAGGAAGACACGCTTTACCGCAACGTCGCGTGGGCGCAGCAGCAGATCCGCCTGTCCATGACCGGTGCGCAGGAACAGATCCAGGCGCTAGCACGCGACCTCGTCGCCGGCCACGCGGACCCGCATTCGTTCCAGGTGTCCACCACGGACATCATGCAGGGGCATCCGGAAATCCTCTATATGAACTGGTACACCAGCGCGCAGCAGCCGCGCTGGCCCAGTACCGCGCTGCCCGTGTTCGGCCAGCGCCTTGCCAAACCCAACGACGCGCAGATGGACGAAGCGGTCAAGGCCGCCTTTGCCGAAGCGCGCAGCACGCGCCGCCAGGTGTATTCGCCTCTCATTTATGACGACGTCGGCAACGGCTACATCACGCTGCAGACGCCGGTCTACCGGGACCGTGATTTTCTCGGCACGATCGCGGCCGTGTTCTCGGTGGAAGGCATTCTCAAGCATGACATTCCGCCCGAGCTGTCGGCCAAGTACAAGATCTCGATCATCGACGTGAACAATCGCGAGTTGACCACCACGTCAACCCGCCCGCGGCTGCCGCGCGACATGTTCTACGACCTGCCGCTCGACCCGCCGGGCCAGGGCGTCTCGGTGCGCGTCTACGCGTATCCGCAGATGACCAACTTCACCAATAACACGCTCGTCTGGCTGGTCGCGGGTCTGTCGTGCTTCGTGCTGTGGAGTTTGTGGAGCCTGTGGAAGCACACGCGCCAGCGCTTCGAAGCGCAACAGGCGCTGTATGCCGAAGCGTTCTTCCGCCGCGCAATGGAAAACTCCGTGCTGATCGGCATGCGCGTGCTCGATATGCACGGCCGCATTACCCACGTCAATCCGGCTTTTTGCCGCATGACAGGCTGGGACGAAAGCGATCTGGTCGGCAAGAACGCGCCGTTCGCTTACTGGCCGCGCGACGCTTATCCGGAAATGCAACGCCAGCTCGACATGACGTTGCGCGGCAAGGCGCCCTCTTCGGGTTTCGAGTTGCGCGTGCAACGCAAAGACGGCTCGTCGTTCCATGCGCGCCTCTATGTGTCGCCGCTGATCGACAGCTCGGGCCGCCAGACCGGCTGGATGTCGTCGATGACGGACATCACCGAACCGAAGCGCGCGCGCGAGGAACTCGCCGCCGCTCACGAGCGCTTCACCACCGTGCTCGAAAGCCTTGACGCAGCCGTGTCCGTGCTCGCTGCCGACGAAGCCGAACTGCTGTTCGCGAACCGCTATTACCGGCACCTGTTCGGCATCCGGCCGGACGGCCACCTGGAATTGGCGGGCGGCGGGTTCGATAGCGCACAGGCGTCGTCCGATTCGATCGATATGGTGGATACCTATGCCGGCTTGCCGGCAGCCGCCTTGACCGAAAGTACCGCCGACGCGCAGGAAGTGTACGTGCAGAGCATTCAGAAATGGTTCGAAGTGCGCCGCCAGTACATTCAGTGGGTGGACGGCCACCTTGCGCAGATGCAGATCGCCACCGACATCACCACGCGCAAGCAGGCGCAGGAGCTCTCGCGCCAGCAGGACGAGAAGCTGCAATTCACGAGCCGTCTCATGACGATGGGCGAGATGGCCTCGTCGCTCGCGCACGAACTGAACCAGCCGCTCGCCGCGATCAACAACTATTGCTCCGGCACGGTCGCGCTCGTCAAATCCGGTCGGACGACGCCGGACAACCTGCTGCCCGTGCTCGAAAAAACCGCGCAGCAGGCGGTGCGGGCCGGCATGATCATCAAACGGATTCGCGAGTTCGTGAAGCGTAGCGAGCCCAAGCGGCAAGCCACGCGCGTCGCCGATATCGTCGCCGACGCGGTGGGTCTTGCCGAGATCGAGGCGCGCAAGCGGCGCATTCGTATCGTCACGGATCTCCGCTCGCGGTTGCCGGTGATCTATGTCGACCCGGTGCTGATCGAGCAGGTGCTGGTGAACCTGCTGAAAAACGCCGCCGAAGCAATGGCCGAGGCGCGGCCGAACGCGGTGGATCCGGTGATCCGCGTGGTCGTGCGTCTGGAAAGCGGCTTTGTGTGCATCAGCGTCGTCGACCAGGGGCCGGGCGTCGATGAAGCCACCGCCGAGCGTCTGTTCGAACCGTTTTACAGCACCAAGTCCGATGGCATGGGCATGGGGCTGAACATTTGCCGTTCGATTATCGAATCGCACCGCGGCCGTCTGTGGGTGGTCAATAACGTCGAATCAGACGGCCACATCACAGGGGCCACGTTCCATTGCAGTCTGCCCATTGGAGAGCCTGACGGCCCGAGCAACGGCGGGTCCGAGGCGCCGACACCACAAACCGTTACGGGAGAGCTATGAACAGCCCAGTCACCACACAGGAAACTGTCTTTGTCGTCGACGACGACGAGGCCGTGCGAGATTCGCTGCGCTGGCTGCTGGAGGCGAACGGCTACCGCGTGCAATGCTTCTCCAGCGCCGAGCAGTTCATCGACGCATGGCAGCCGCATACGCATCCCGGCCAGATCGCATGCCTGATTCTCGACGTGCGGATGTCCGGCATGAGCGGGCTTGAATTGCAGGAGCGCCTGATCGCCGACAATGCGTCGCTGCCGATCATTTTCGTGACAGGTCATGGCGACGTGCCGATGGCCGTCTCCACGATGAAAAAAGGCGCGATGGATTTCATCGAAAAGCCGTTCGACGAAGCCGAGTTGCGCAAGCTGGTGGAGCGCATGCTGGACAAGGCGCGCAGCGAGAGCACAAGCGTGCAGCAGCAACGTGCCGCCGCGGAGCGCCTGGGCAAGCTGACCGCGCGCGAGCATCAGGTACTGGAGCGCATCATTGCCGGCCGCCTGAACAAGCAGATCGCCGACGACCTCGGTATCAGTATCAAGACGGTCGAAGCGCACCGCGCCAACATCATGGAAAAACTCAACGTGAATACGGTCGCCGATCTCTTGCGACTGGCGCTGTCGAACAAGCCGCAACAACCGGCGCAGTAAAACGGCGGCGGCCGGCGCGCCGCCTTCGTCACCCTCTCCCGCTCGCTCACGCTCGCGGATCAATGGCCGGACTGGCGACAGGTCCGGCCTGCTTTTCTGGCCTGCTTCTCCGGCCTGCCGCCTCTCCATATCTCTTCCATCTTTTCCCGCGTAAGCGTCATGGGTCGCATCCGCGCCGGCTCGTTGCCGTCCTCCGTGGTTTGATCCACTCACTCGGCTGTTTTGCAAAGCAACAAACGTTGTGCTCTCCATAACTTCAGGTGGGCATTCAGTCTGCATCACTCAGCACCTGCTTCACTGAACCGCAAATCAGTCTTTCCTAAGACTTGATTGACAAGCCTGGTCGCGCCGCATAATTTATGAAGAACTCCTTAACGGCTTTCTCCGATGCGCACCCTATGCGGGAACAATAACGCCCCCCGCGTGGGGCTCGTCATCGTCGCGTCACGGAAAGCCGATGCGGCAGCACGCAGGCCGCCAGCCGGCGCTTACCGTGGGCGCGTCCGCTGTTGCGCCGAACCTCGCGCCGTCGCTGCAAGCCGTTGCCTACGCAGTCGCAAACCGGGCGTCGGGGTCGCGCCCTCACCCATCGTCCTCACCGCACGGTGACGCACCAGCGTTGCTTGCGCCGCGCATGGCGTCCCGCTGTCAACATAACGGAGAATCTCATCGTGAAACGATCTGGAGCACACCGCTCGCGTGTGTTGCTTGTTTGCGCCGCCATGACGGGTGCGCCGCCCGTCGGCATCGTGAGCGCCGTTGGCTTGAGTAGTCTCGCCGGGCTGCTCGCGCCGCTCGCCGCGCAGGCGCAAAGCGGGGTGAAGATGTCGAGCCAGCAACTCGACTCGCTGAGCGCACCCATCGCGCTATATCCCGACGCGCTGCTTGCGCAGGTGCTGATGGCGTCCACCTTCCCGCAGGACGTGCAGGCCGCTGCGGCGTGGTCAAAGGCAAACCCGAAGCTGCAAGGCGACGCCGCAGTCAAGGCCGTGGCGTCGGAGCCGTGGGACCCGAGCGTGCAATCGCTCGTCGCGTTTCCGCAGGTGCTTGCCACCATGGCGTCGAAACCAGACTGGGTGTCTCAACTCGGCAACGCCTTTCTCGCCCAGCCAAACGACGTCATGGACTCCGTGCAACGCCTGCGCAAGCAGGCCCAATCGGCCGGCAATCTGAAAACGAACACGCAGCAGAAAGTCGTCGTCGAGCAGAGCACGATTCAGATCGTGCCGGCCAATCCGCAAGTGGTGTACGTGCCCACCTATAACCCGACCGTGGTGTATGGCGCGTGGCCCTATCCCGCTTATCCGCCGGTTTATGTACCGCCGCCGCCCGGCTATGCAATCGCAACGGGTTTCGCCACGGGCCTCGCATTCGGCGCGGGTGTAGCGGTCGCCAATTCGCTGTGGGGCGGTTTCAACTGGAATACCCACGACGTCAATATCAACGTGAACCGGTACAACAGCATTAACGTGAACAACCGGTTGGACGTGAACAGCAACACGACGAGCTGGAATCGCAACGCCAATGTGAACCGGAACGTCAACAACGCGAATTTCAGCCGTACCGGCACCAGCACTATCAACGCTTCGCAACGCGACGCGTACCGGGGCCGCGACGACGCCCGCGCGCAGGCCCAGCAAACGTTGCAGAACCGCACGGGGCAGAATCTGAGCGGCAATGCGAGCCAGCGGGTACAAGGGATTCACCAGGGCGGCACGGCCAACGGCAACTTGCAGAACCGCGCGCAGAACGTCAATCGCGATAATGCGTTGCGCGGCGCGGGCGACGGCAATGCCGCGCGTCAGGACATGCAGCGCGGCGAGGCGAGCCGTCAGGCGCTCGGCAGCGGCGGCGCAGGTCAGCCACGCGCGAGCGGAGCCGGCGGGTTGGGCTCGAACGGCGGCGGCCAGCCACGCCCGGGCGGCGGGTTCGGAGCAAACGGCGGCGGTTTCGAGCGCGGCGGCGGCAGGCTGGGTGGCGGCGGCGCAGGCGAGCGTCACTTCGGCCGCAACCGTTGAACGAACCACAGGAGTCTCACATGATCCGCTCATTCTCATGGCGCACAGTGCGCGTTCACGTGTTGCCGGTCGTTGCCGCACTCGGCGCGGCGGCTTTGCTGACCGGCGCCGGCGGCGCCTACGCCCAGGCCGTCTATCCGAGTGCGGACGACGCCGCCCAGGCGCTCGTCGACGCGCTTGCCAGCAACGACGAACCGGCGCTCAGACACGTGCTGGGCAGCGATTACCACCGCTTCATTCCGGCCGATGACGTCGGCGAGGACGACGTCTATCAGTTCCTCGGCGCGTGGTCGAAGGGGCATCAGATCGTGCCGGATCCGCAATCGGGCAAGGGCCCGTCGCGCGCTCACCTGGTGGTGGGCGACAGCGGCTGGACGTTGCCGATCCCGCTCGTGCGCGCGCCGCACGGCTGGCGCTTCGACCCGCCGGGCGCCCAGAGCGAAATGCTCACGCGTCGCCTTGGCCGCAACGAACGCGCGGCCATTCTGACCGCCCTCGCCTACACGGACGCGCAGAACGATTATCACAATCTGACCCAGCACTATGCGCAGCGCTTTGTCAGCACGCCCGGCCAGCATGACGGCCTGTACTGGGATAGCGCGCCCGGCGAGCCCGAAAGTCCACTCGGGCCGCTCGCCGCCACCATGCCGAACGGCACGTTGCCCAAAGAGGCCTACCACG comes from the Paraburkholderia sp. PREW-6R genome and includes:
- the fixL gene encoding oxygen sensor histidine kinase FixL is translated as MLTERLFARSARTAGSPADSTPSSRWHHGPWWSNSYLLTPLLSILVFLVVMSLILWSLNRREQQQQEDTLYRNVAWAQQQIRLSMTGAQEQIQALARDLVAGHADPHSFQVSTTDIMQGHPEILYMNWYTSAQQPRWPSTALPVFGQRLAKPNDAQMDEAVKAAFAEARSTRRQVYSPLIYDDVGNGYITLQTPVYRDRDFLGTIAAVFSVEGILKHDIPPELSAKYKISIIDVNNRELTTTSTRPRLPRDMFYDLPLDPPGQGVSVRVYAYPQMTNFTNNTLVWLVAGLSCFVLWSLWSLWKHTRQRFEAQQALYAEAFFRRAMENSVLIGMRVLDMHGRITHVNPAFCRMTGWDESDLVGKNAPFAYWPRDAYPEMQRQLDMTLRGKAPSSGFELRVQRKDGSSFHARLYVSPLIDSSGRQTGWMSSMTDITEPKRAREELAAAHERFTTVLESLDAAVSVLAADEAELLFANRYYRHLFGIRPDGHLELAGGGFDSAQASSDSIDMVDTYAGLPAAALTESTADAQEVYVQSIQKWFEVRRQYIQWVDGHLAQMQIATDITTRKQAQELSRQQDEKLQFTSRLMTMGEMASSLAHELNQPLAAINNYCSGTVALVKSGRTTPDNLLPVLEKTAQQAVRAGMIIKRIREFVKRSEPKRQATRVADIVADAVGLAEIEARKRRIRIVTDLRSRLPVIYVDPVLIEQVLVNLLKNAAEAMAEARPNAVDPVIRVVVRLESGFVCISVVDQGPGVDEATAERLFEPFYSTKSDGMGMGLNICRSIIESHRGRLWVVNNVESDGHITGATFHCSLPIGEPDGPSNGGSEAPTPQTVTGEL
- the fixJ gene encoding oxygen response regulator transcription factor FixJ produces the protein MNSPVTTQETVFVVDDDEAVRDSLRWLLEANGYRVQCFSSAEQFIDAWQPHTHPGQIACLILDVRMSGMSGLELQERLIADNASLPIIFVTGHGDVPMAVSTMKKGAMDFIEKPFDEAELRKLVERMLDKARSESTSVQQQRAAAERLGKLTAREHQVLERIIAGRLNKQIADDLGISIKTVEAHRANIMEKLNVNTVADLLRLALSNKPQQPAQ
- a CDS encoding DUF3300 domain-containing protein, whose translation is MKRSGAHRSRVLLVCAAMTGAPPVGIVSAVGLSSLAGLLAPLAAQAQSGVKMSSQQLDSLSAPIALYPDALLAQVLMASTFPQDVQAAAAWSKANPKLQGDAAVKAVASEPWDPSVQSLVAFPQVLATMASKPDWVSQLGNAFLAQPNDVMDSVQRLRKQAQSAGNLKTNTQQKVVVEQSTIQIVPANPQVVYVPTYNPTVVYGAWPYPAYPPVYVPPPPGYAIATGFATGLAFGAGVAVANSLWGGFNWNTHDVNINVNRYNSINVNNRLDVNSNTTSWNRNANVNRNVNNANFSRTGTSTINASQRDAYRGRDDARAQAQQTLQNRTGQNLSGNASQRVQGIHQGGTANGNLQNRAQNVNRDNALRGAGDGNAARQDMQRGEASRQALGSGGAGQPRASGAGGLGSNGGGQPRPGGGFGANGGGFERGGGRLGGGGAGERHFGRNR
- a CDS encoding DUF2950 domain-containing protein; translated protein: MIRSFSWRTVRVHVLPVVAALGAAALLTGAGGAYAQAVYPSADDAAQALVDALASNDEPALRHVLGSDYHRFIPADDVGEDDVYQFLGAWSKGHQIVPDPQSGKGPSRAHLVVGDSGWTLPIPLVRAPHGWRFDPPGAQSEMLTRRLGRNERAAILTALAYTDAQNDYHNLTQHYAQRFVSTPGQHDGLYWDSAPGEPESPLGPLAATMPNGTLPKEAYHGYHYRILTSQGPHAKGGEKSYVHNGVMDAGFGLIASPADYGRTGVMSFIVNQEGQVYQKNLGPRTASVAAGVRSFDPDPSWQATQP